The following proteins come from a genomic window of Gammaproteobacteria bacterium:
- the gltX gene encoding glutamate--tRNA ligase: MTVRTRFAPSPTGYLHIGGARTALFSWLYARKHGGTFILRIEDTDLERSTAESVNAILEGMTWLGLEYDEGPFSQSDRFDRYREVAQQLLAEGKAYHCYCSKERLETLRNEQMANKEKPRYDGYCRDMQDAPPPGVRPVIRFRNPQEGSVVVEDSVRGRVTFSNNELDDLIIVRSDGTPTYNFTVVVDDHDMNVTHVIRGDDHLNNTPRQINILKTLGATPPVYAHVPMILGEDGARLSKRHGAVSVMQYREDGFLPEAVLNYLVRLGWSHGDQEIFSADEMIRLFDTNDVNTSASTFNPGKLLWLNQHYIKTGDPAHVAHHLSWHMGRLGIDPAAGPELVEVVKAQRERAKTLVEMAHNSVLFYRDFDTFDEKAATKNLKPEIRDILTALRTRLSDLQEWNAEGIHQAVTEIAEAHGLKMGKLAQPLRVAVCGTDVSPPIDVTVALIGRERTLRRIDKALAYIETVKQGPA; this comes from the coding sequence ATGACTGTCCGCACCCGTTTCGCCCCCAGCCCTACCGGCTATCTCCACATCGGCGGTGCCCGTACCGCGCTGTTTTCCTGGTTGTATGCGCGCAAGCACGGCGGCACGTTTATCCTGCGCATCGAGGATACCGATCTGGAACGCTCCACGGCGGAGTCGGTGAATGCGATTCTGGAAGGGATGACATGGCTGGGCCTGGAATACGATGAGGGGCCGTTTTCACAGAGCGACCGTTTTGACCGCTACCGCGAGGTAGCCCAACAGTTGTTGGCCGAAGGCAAGGCCTATCACTGTTACTGTTCCAAAGAGCGGCTTGAAACGCTACGCAACGAACAGATGGCAAACAAAGAGAAGCCGCGCTATGACGGCTATTGCAGGGACATGCAAGATGCTCCTCCGCCCGGCGTGCGTCCGGTGATCCGCTTCAGGAATCCGCAAGAGGGCTCCGTCGTGGTCGAAGACTCAGTCCGCGGACGGGTCACGTTCAGCAACAACGAGCTGGATGACCTGATCATCGTGAGATCAGACGGCACACCCACTTATAATTTCACCGTCGTGGTGGACGATCATGACATGAACGTAACGCACGTCATTCGCGGCGACGACCACCTCAACAACACACCGCGCCAGATCAACATCCTGAAAACACTCGGAGCCACCCCGCCGGTCTATGCCCACGTTCCAATGATCCTCGGCGAAGATGGCGCACGTCTGTCGAAGCGCCACGGCGCGGTAAGCGTGATGCAATACCGCGAGGACGGTTTTCTGCCCGAGGCTGTGCTGAACTATCTGGTGCGGCTGGGCTGGTCGCACGGCGATCAGGAGATATTTTCGGCCGACGAAATGATCCGGCTGTTCGACACCAACGATGTCAACACATCCGCATCCACCTTCAACCCCGGCAAGCTGCTATGGCTCAATCAGCACTACATCAAGACCGGCGATCCTGCCCATGTAGCACATCATTTGAGCTGGCACATGGGGCGCCTCGGCATTGATCCTGCCGCCGGCCCGGAGCTGGTTGAGGTGGTCAAGGCGCAGCGTGAGCGTGCCAAGACACTGGTGGAAATGGCGCACAACAGCGTACTGTTCTACCGGGATTTCGACACCTTTGACGAAAAAGCCGCCACTAAAAACCTCAAACCCGAGATTCGGGATATCCTGACAGCGTTACGCACACGCCTTTCCGACTTGCAGGAGTGGAACGCCGAGGGGATTCATCAAGCGGTGACGGAAATCGCAGAGGCACACGGCCTGAAGATGGGCAAGCTCGCCCAACCGCTACGCGTGGCGGTGTGCGGCACAGACGTGTCGCCGCCGATTGACGTGACGGTCGCCCTGATTGGGCGCGAGCGGACGTTGCGGCGGATTGATAAGGCGTTAGCTTATATCGAAACAGTGAAACAGGGTCCGGCTTAA
- a CDS encoding DUF2235 domain-containing protein — protein sequence MDADLGKLEHSNVVRLYRVHPKDNDITGTYRIYVPGIGTYFKEVGDKGGTITGNGFGAERKKRLDWALKQFDDKLAPHLARAFIRDFIAKRCTQIGAGLQLKQGKCPLRVRFMGLFDTVASVGAPMSANNLSVTRTDRMTVANAARAIGGAFEYAVTKASPKTLRAVDIAFGAPGADPAPGIADGHGDWADGLHIPPAVEQAVHFVAAHEVRNSFPVDSVCDGGIKPGNCKEMVYPGVHSNVGGGYRPGEEGKSGYANQMLSQIALRHMYDEALDMGAPFLPEKAWQQDNKDDFDTSNALKERYNHYMSLAGWGGKSLGKTMNAHMAVYHAWRFAQIRRKQKGDKSLAGRIEGNEAQYSAERQKADRDITELTRKEMHARWDVTRAEMERSHYLQRQGYGNITPAKLKPYDDNIAAAQQAHSVAQDELLRAKARRDTLPGEGDALIKNLEQYDAQLIADAQSLRDACLHDLARRSRLRPHYRGLLEAYENEFFLNKGLADEKIFAFFESHIHDSLAGFAQDSTLPSDPHVVYLGKDVKSQHSMNEKLDVFTEQQSVPA from the coding sequence ATGGACGCCGACTTGGGCAAGTTGGAGCATAGTAATGTCGTTCGCCTATATCGGGTACATCCTAAAGATAACGACATCACAGGCACCTACCGCATCTACGTCCCCGGCATCGGCACCTATTTCAAGGAAGTCGGTGACAAAGGCGGCACGATAACTGGCAACGGATTCGGCGCCGAGAGGAAAAAGCGTCTCGATTGGGCGCTGAAGCAGTTTGACGACAAACTCGCGCCCCATCTCGCCCGCGCCTTTATCCGCGACTTTATCGCCAAGCGTTGTACCCAAATCGGCGCAGGCCTGCAACTGAAGCAAGGCAAATGCCCGTTACGGGTGCGTTTCATGGGCTTGTTTGATACTGTGGCCTCGGTCGGTGCGCCCATGAGCGCCAACAATCTCTCAGTAACACGGACGGATAGAATGACTGTGGCAAATGCGGCCCGCGCCATCGGCGGCGCCTTCGAATATGCTGTTACCAAAGCATCGCCTAAAACACTGCGTGCGGTCGATATCGCCTTCGGCGCGCCGGGCGCAGACCCCGCGCCCGGCATTGCGGACGGCCACGGTGACTGGGCTGACGGGCTGCACATCCCCCCGGCGGTCGAACAAGCCGTCCACTTTGTTGCGGCGCATGAAGTGCGTAATTCCTTTCCAGTAGACAGCGTGTGCGATGGCGGCATCAAACCCGGCAACTGCAAGGAGATGGTGTATCCGGGTGTGCATTCCAATGTGGGTGGCGGCTATCGGCCGGGGGAGGAGGGCAAGAGCGGTTATGCTAACCAGATGTTAAGTCAGATTGCTTTGCGCCATATGTACGATGAGGCGCTGGACATGGGCGCCCCCTTCTTGCCGGAAAAAGCGTGGCAGCAAGATAATAAAGATGATTTTGATACTTCAAACGCATTAAAAGAACGCTACAACCATTACATGTCCCTCGCAGGCTGGGGCGGCAAATCCCTCGGCAAGACGATGAACGCCCATATGGCGGTGTACCACGCCTGGCGCTTTGCGCAGATTCGGCGCAAGCAAAAGGGCGATAAATCCCTGGCGGGGCGGATTGAGGGCAATGAAGCGCAGTACAGTGCCGAACGGCAAAAAGCAGATCGCGATATTACCGAGTTGACACGTAAGGAAATGCACGCGCGCTGGGACGTTACGCGAGCGGAAATGGAGCGTTCTCACTACCTCCAACGCCAAGGCTACGGAAACATCACTCCCGCCAAGCTCAAACCTTACGATGACAACATTGCCGCCGCACAACAGGCGCACAGCGTTGCCCAGGACGAGCTGCTGCGCGCTAAGGCGAGGCGTGACACTCTACCGGGGGAGGGTGATGCGTTAATCAAAAACCTGGAACAATACGATGCGCAACTGATCGCCGATGCCCAATCCCTGCGTGACGCGTGCCTGCATGATCTCGCCCGGCGCAGCCGATTACGGCCGCATTACCGGGGCTTGCTTGAAGCCTACGAGAACGAGTTTTTCTTGAACAAAGGGCTGGCCGATGAAAAAATATTCGCCTTCTTTGAGAGCCACATCCACGACTCGCTTGCGGGCTTTGCACAAGATTCGACCTTGCCATCCGATCCTCACGTGGTTTATCTTGGCAAGGACGTGAAGTCGCAACATTCGATGAACGAGAAGCTGGACGTATTCACTGAACAACAATCGGTGCCCGCATGA
- a CDS encoding ABC transporter ATP-binding protein gives MIPLLEIKNIECRYNSNTVVRDLSLRINQGSLACLLGPSGCGKTTVLRAIAGFEPVYGGEIVLRGSAVSRPGYTLPPEKRRLGMVFQDYALFPHMDVASNIGFGLRGTSKEDRRQTVARLLEIVGLGGLGKRYPHELSGGQQQRVALARALAPQPEMILMDEPFSNLDVELRERLGLEVRDILKSQNIATILVTHDQQEAFALGEMVGIMHQGRILQWDTPFNLYHEPANRFVADFIGQGVFLAGKLLAPDTVETEVGVISGDRAYPWATGTKVDVLLRPDDIVPCMESTLRGEILNKAFKGASIMYTLRLASGSKVLALFPSHHDHAISEWVGIRIAANHLVTFPHEGGL, from the coding sequence ATGATCCCGTTACTTGAAATCAAAAACATCGAGTGTCGCTATAACAGCAACACGGTAGTGCGCGATCTTTCGCTGCGTATCAATCAGGGTTCGCTGGCCTGTCTGCTGGGGCCGAGCGGTTGCGGCAAGACCACGGTGCTGCGTGCCATCGCGGGATTTGAGCCGGTTTACGGCGGGGAAATCGTGTTGCGCGGCAGCGCCGTTTCTCGCCCCGGCTACACCCTCCCGCCAGAGAAGCGCCGCCTGGGGATGGTGTTTCAGGATTACGCGCTGTTCCCGCACATGGATGTCGCGTCCAACATCGGTTTCGGTCTGCGCGGCACCTCAAAAGAAGACAGGCGGCAGACGGTTGCGCGTTTGTTGGAGATAGTGGGATTAGGCGGGCTGGGCAAGCGCTATCCTCACGAACTCTCGGGAGGCCAGCAGCAGCGTGTCGCCCTGGCGCGGGCGCTGGCGCCACAACCCGAAATGATCCTGATGGACGAGCCTTTCTCCAATCTCGATGTCGAATTACGTGAACGGCTCGGGTTGGAGGTGCGTGATATTCTCAAAAGCCAGAATATCGCCACCATCCTGGTTACGCACGATCAGCAGGAGGCGTTCGCGCTCGGTGAGATGGTGGGGATCATGCACCAGGGGCGCATACTGCAGTGGGATACGCCGTTCAATCTCTATCATGAACCTGCCAACCGCTTTGTCGCCGACTTCATCGGCCAGGGGGTGTTTCTCGCCGGGAAACTGCTGGCCCCCGACACTGTAGAGACCGAGGTTGGCGTGATTAGCGGTGACCGCGCCTATCCCTGGGCGACGGGCACCAAGGTAGATGTGCTGCTGCGCCCCGATGATATCGTGCCCTGCATGGAAAGTACTCTGCGCGGCGAAATTCTCAACAAGGCCTTCAAGGGCGCGTCGATCATGTACACGCTAAGGCTGGCCAGCGGCAGCAAGGTGCTCGCCCTATTCCCCAGCCACCATGATCACGCCATCAGCGAATGGGTGGGCATCCGCATCGCGGCGAATCATCTGGTGACATTTCCGCATGAGGGCGGGCTTTAA
- a CDS encoding carbon-nitrogen hydrolase family protein, whose translation MSRVAAIQMASGPSVSANLLEAARLIRNAAQAGAELVVLPENFAIMGMTEFDKVKIREQDGQGPIQDFLSQQAAKNGVWLVGGTIPLVANSPGKVRAACLLFNAKGERVARYDKIHMFDVRVEESGENYVESETIEAGDTTVVVDTPFGRLGLAVCYDLRFPELFRRLLDDGMELVAVPSAFTAITGKAHWETLVRARAVENLCYVVAAAQGGYHVGGRETHGDSMIVGPWGIVLDRLPRGSGFVSAEIDRGRLESIRRNFPSIQHRKLRCA comes from the coding sequence ATGAGCCGCGTCGCCGCAATTCAGATGGCTTCCGGGCCGAGCGTCAGCGCCAATTTGCTGGAGGCCGCCAGATTGATCCGCAATGCCGCGCAAGCGGGTGCGGAACTGGTCGTGTTGCCTGAAAACTTCGCCATTATGGGTATGACGGAATTCGACAAGGTCAAGATCCGCGAGCAGGACGGGCAGGGGCCGATCCAGGATTTTCTATCCCAACAGGCCGCAAAGAACGGTGTCTGGCTGGTGGGCGGCACTATCCCACTGGTGGCGAACAGCCCCGGCAAAGTGCGCGCCGCCTGCTTGCTGTTCAATGCCAAAGGCGAGCGTGTGGCGCGTTACGACAAGATACATATGTTCGACGTGCGCGTCGAAGAAAGCGGGGAAAACTACGTCGAATCGGAAACGATTGAAGCCGGAGACACGACGGTGGTGGTGGACACTCCTTTTGGTAGGCTGGGCCTGGCGGTGTGTTACGACCTGCGTTTCCCTGAGTTGTTCCGGCGCCTGCTGGACGATGGCATGGAGCTGGTCGCGGTGCCATCGGCGTTTACCGCTATCACCGGCAAGGCCCACTGGGAAACGCTAGTGCGCGCCCGCGCCGTGGAGAATCTGTGCTATGTGGTTGCCGCTGCCCAGGGAGGCTATCACGTCGGCGGACGCGAAACCCACGGCGACAGCATGATCGTCGGGCCGTGGGGTATAGTGCTGGATCGCCTGCCGCGCGGCTCAGGGTTTGTCAGCGCGGAGATTGACCGTGGCCGCCTGGAGAGCATTCGCCGCAACTTTCCATCGATACAGCACCGCAAACTGCGATGTGCATAA